One region of Triticum aestivum cultivar Chinese Spring chromosome 6B, IWGSC CS RefSeq v2.1, whole genome shotgun sequence genomic DNA includes:
- the LOC123134895 gene encoding peroxidase 2 has protein sequence MAKLAAVLTLIALLGCAARTCQAEYGNPTPVPSIPSITSPPPPYTPTTPSPPPPYTPTTPSPPPPTPATPSPPPPYIPTTPSPPPPTPATPSPPPPYTPTTPSPPPPIPSPPTKGLVVGYYQQSCPRAEDIVREVVRDASAGIMAGLIRLFFHDCFVRGCDASVLLDQVDPNSPPEKLGVPNLSLRGFEVIDAAKARIEKECGSDVVSCADVLAFAGRDATYFLSNKKVYFNMTAGRYDGLVSFKNETLPNLPPPFATVDQLKANFASKGLTADEMVTLSGAHTIGISHCSSFNSSFSDRLNPSTSDMDPTLMSSLREQCKSDNGTDNTVVQDINTPNKVDNKYYKNVLSHEVLFDSDAALMKADDTSAAVRANAKDNGVWEEKFKAAMVRMGAIEVKTRTDFLDRAPVEIRRNCRVVNSH, from the exons ATGGCCAAGCTCGCCGCTGTCCTGACCCTCATCGCCCTCCTCGGCTGCGCGGCGCGTACCTGCCAAGCAGAGTACGGGAATCCCACCCCTGTTCCGTCCATACCGAGCATAACTAGTCCCCCGCCGCCGTACACCCCGACTACACCTAGTCCTCCGCCACCATACACCCCGACCACACCTAGTCCTCCACCGCCCACCCCAGCTACCCCAAGTCCTCCGCCGCCATACATCCCGACCACACCTAGCCCTCCACCGCCCACACCAGCTACCCCAAGTCCTCCGCCCCCATACACCCCGACCACACCTAGCCCTCCACCGCCCATCCCTAGCCCACCCACCAAAGGACTCGTGGTTGGCTACTACCAGCAGTCATGCCCTCGTGCGGAAGATATCGTGAGGGAAGTTGTGCGTGATGCCAGCGCCGGTATCATGGCTGGACTCATTCGTCTCTTCTTCCACGATTGCTTCGTCAGG GGTTGTGATGCCTCTGTTCTTCTGGATCAAGTGGATCCCAACAGCCCACCAGAGAAGTTGGGTGTCCCAAACCTGAGCCTGCGTGGCTTCGAGGTGATTGATGCCGCCAAGGCTAGAATCGAGAAGGAATGTGGGAGTGACGTTGTCTCATGCGCTGATGTCCTGGCCTTCGCTGGGCGTGATGCCACCTACTTCCTCAGCAACAAGAAGGTCTACTTCAACATGACAGCTGGCCGTTATGATGGACTTGTTTCCTTCAAGAATGAGACACTCCCCAACCTGCCACCACCCTTCGCCACCGTGGACCAGCTGAAGGCCAACTTCGCCTCCAAGGGGTTGACTGCCGACGAGATGGTGACCCTCTCTGGTGCACACACCATTGGAATCTCACATTGCTCGTCCTTCAACTCATCCTTCTCTGACCGCCTCAACCCAAGCACCTCCGACATGGACCCCACGCTAATGAGTTCTCTCCGGGAGCAATGCAAGTCAGACAATGGAACTGATAACACGGTGGTGCAGGACATCAACACCCCTAACAAGGTTGACAACAAGTACTACAAGAATGTGCTTAGCCACGAGGTGCTCTTCGATTCAGATGCCGCACTTATGAAGGCAGATGATACAAGTGCAGCGGTGCGTGCCAATGCCAAGGACAACGGTGTGtgggaggagaagttcaaggcagCCATGGTAAGGATGGGTGCTATCGAAGTCAAGACCAGGACCGATTTTCTCGATCGTGCCCCTGTTGAGATCAGGAGGAATTGTCGTGTCGTCAACTCACACTAA